A stretch of DNA from Shewanella sediminis HAW-EB3:
AGTTGCCTGGTCGTAGTAAAGCTTATTTGGAAGCGGAAGTTCGTCCTCAAGTCAGCGGTATCATTATGACTCGCGGCTTTGTAGAAGGGAGAGATGTTGAAAAAGGTCAATCCTTATATCAGATCGATTCATCGACATACACTGCAGCACTGATCAGTGCTAAAGCGGATCTTCAAAGCGCAAAAGCCAACTTAGTCTCCGCGAAAGCAAAAGCATTACGTTTTGAAAAATTGGTCAAGCTTAACTCTATAAGCGAGCAAGACTATGATGAAGCCGATGCCGCTTACAAAGCAGCATTAGCAAGAGTTACAGTTGCTGAAGCGGCGATCAATACTGCAAAGATTAATCTTGAGTACACCGAAGTTCGTGCACCTATTGCCGGGCGTGTGGGCAAGTCTTCAGTGACAGCCGGTGCACTAGTTACTGCAAATCAAACTCAAACATTAGCGACCATTCAGCAACTCGATCCCATTAATATCGAGATTGCGCAATCGAGTGCGCAAATGTTACGTCTGAAATCTAAGTTAAAACAGGGCCAACTCAAGGCGGCTGATAACGCGGGTGTGCAGCTCATTTTGGAAGACGGTACAACATACAAGCACGATGGTGTGTTGCAGTTCGCTGAAGTGAGTGTGAATGAGGACACGGGTTCCGTTATTTTGCGGGCTGAGTTTCCTAACCCTGATGGCGTGTTAATGCCTGGCATGTATGTGCGTGCAGTGCTCAATACCGGTACCGATCCAGAAGCGATTTTAGTACCCCAAAGAGCTATCACGCGTAATACCAAAGGTGAAGCCGTTGCCATGATTATCGATGCTGAAGGTAAGGTGGCTGCGCGAGTCGTCACGACCGCTGAAGTGATCGATCACCAGTGGCGTATTACTGATGGTTTAACTGTAGGTGATCAACTGATTGTTGAAGGTCTGCAAAAAATTCGCCCTGGCGCCGCCGTAAAAGCTGGACCGTTAGTGGCGGATAAGAAATCACAAGCACAACAACAGAAGTAGGGTAGAACTATGGCACGTTTCTTTATCGATCGCCCTATCTTCGCCTGGGTGATCGCCATTATTGTGATGCTGGCTGGGGTGTTATCTATCCTGGGTCTACCAGTGTCGCAATATCCGAGTATCGCACCGCCATCGGTTGAGATTAGGGCTGTGTATCCGGGAGCATCGGCTAAAACGATGGAAGATTCGGTAACTCAGGTTATCGAGCAGCGAATGACAGGGATTGACCACCTTCGCTACATCTCATCAACCAGTGATAGTTTCGGTAACGCGACCATCACTTTAACCTTTAATGCCGAGGCCGATCCGGATATTGCTCAGGTACAGGTGCAAAACAAGCTTCAGCTTGCAATGCCACTGCTTCCGCAAGAAGTTCAGGCTCAGGGTGTTAACGTCGCTAAGTCGAGTGCTGGCTTCCTGATGGTTGTGGGCTTCGTATCTCAGGATGGCTCACTGGATAAGAATGATATCGCTGACTATGTGGGCTCTAACGTTCAAGACCCGATGAGTCGTGTACCTGGTGTGGGGACGATTCAGTTGTTCGGTGCCCAGTATGCGATGCGTATCTGGCTCGACCCACTGAAACTGACTCAATACAACTTGACCAGTCAAGATATTATCGCTTCTATCAGGGAGCAAAATGCGCAGGTTTCTGCTGGACAACTAGGTGGGGCGCCGTCGGTTTCCGGCCAGCAGCTGAACGCAACGGTATCGGCACAGAGTCGTCTGCAGACGGCCGAACAGTTTAAGAAGATCATCATCAAGGCTGATTCGACCGGTGCCAAAGTGTTCCTCGAAGATGTTGCGCGTGTCGAGTTAGGTGCTGAGAACTATGATGTAGAGTCTTACTATAATGGTAAGCCTGCTGCGGGCATCGGTATTCAGTTGGCGACAGGTGCTAACGCACTTGCTACGGCCGAAGGGGTTCGCGCCAAGATTGCCGAATTGCAGCCATTCTTCCCGCAAGGGTTAGAGGTGGTTTATCCCTACGATACGACGCCATTTGTTGAGAAATCGATCGAAGGGGTTGTGCATACCCTGCTCGAAGCTGTGGTCTTGGTTTTCTTGATCATGTATCTGTTCCTGCAGAACTTCCGCGCAACGCTTATTCCAACGATTGCGGTGCCGGTTGTACTCTTAGGTACGTTTGCGATCTTGTCGGCTGCCGGCTTCTCGATTAATACCTTAACCATGTTTGCCATGGTACTGGCCATTGGCCTGTTGGTCGATGATGCCATCGTTGTCGTAGAGAACGTCGAGCGAGTGATGTCCGAAGAGGGACTCAGTCCCATCGAGGCCACAAAGAAATCGATGGATCAGATCACCGGGGCTCTTGTGGGTATCGGCCTGACGCTTTCAGCGGTATTCGTCCCTATGGCATTTATGTCGGGGTCGACAGGTGTGATCTACAGGCAGTTTTCGATAACGATTGTGTCGGCGATGGCGCTATCTGTGATGGTTGCGATCATCCTGACTCCAGCCTTGTGTGCCACCATGCTCAAGCCCATTGCTAAGGGGCACCACGCGGTAGATACCGGCTTCTTCGGTTGGTTTAACCGTAAGTTTGATGCATTGACCTCACGTTATGAGGCAAGTGTTGCTGCCATGATCAAGCGTGCAGGTCGCACCATGATGGTTTATCTGGCTATTACGGTCGCAGTGGGTTGGATCTTCATGCGTATGCCAACTGCCTTCCTGCCCGATGAAGATCAGGGGATCTTGTTTACTCAGGCTATCTTGCCGGTGAACTCGACTCAGGAAGAGACGAAGAAAGTCCTGTCAGATGTGTCGGACTTCTACCTGGAACAGGAAGGCGATAACGTTAAATCAGTATTTAGCGTATCGGGCTTTAGTTTCGCCGGTAACGGTCAAAACATGGGTATTGCCTTCGTAGGCTTGAAAGATTGGTCCGAGCGAACCGATCCAGGCCAAGATGTACAATCGGTCGCTGGGCGTGCCATGGGCATGTTTATGCAGATGAAAGAAGCCTTCGTGTTTGCCTTTGTACCGCCGGCGGTTATCGAACTGGGCACCGCTAACGGTTTTGATTTCTATCTGCAGGACAGGAACGGCCAAGGACACGATAAACTGGTCGAAGCACGAAATATGTTGTTAGGCATGGCTGCACAAAACCCTAACCTTGTGGGCGTACGTCCAAATGGTCAGGAAGATGCGCCCATGTATCAGATCCATATCGATCACGGCAAACTCAGAGCCTTGAGTGTCGATATCGATGCGGTGAACAGCGTGCTGGGTACGGCTTGGGGCGGTAATTACGTCAACGACTTTATCGACCGTGGTCGAGTGAAGAAGGTCTACGTCCAAGGAGAGGCGGATTACCGCATGCAGCCTGAAGATATCGACTCCTGGTATGTTCGAAACACTAAGGGAGATATGGTGCCATTCTCTGCCTTTGCTACAGGCTCGTGGGAATATGGTTCACCGCGTCTGGAGCGTTTCAACGGACTACCCGCGATGAATATCCAAGGTGGCGTAGCGCCAGGTTTCAGTACCGGTGAAGCGATGAACATCATCGAAGATATGGTTAAGCAGTTGCCACCTGGATTTGGTGTCGAGTGGAACGGTCTCTCATATGAGGAGCGTCTATCCGGTAATCAGGCGCCAATGCTATATGCACTGTCTATTGTGGTGGTATTCCTGGTACTGGCAGCGCTGTATGAGAGTTGGTCTGTACCATTCTCGGTTATTTTAGTTGTGCCGTTGGGTATTATCGGTGCGTTGATTGCGATGAATGGTCGTGGTCTACCTAACGACGTATTCTTCCAGGTAGGTCTATTGACTACGGTAGGTCTCGCGACGAAGAACGCCATCTTGATTGTAGAGTTCGCCAAAGAATACTACGAGAAAGGTGCGGGATTGGTTGAAGCAACGCTGCACGCAGTCCGCGTTCGTTTGCGTCCAATCTTGATGACATCGCTTGCATTTGGTCTTGGTGTTGTACCGCTAGCGATTAGTAGCGGTGTAGGTTCAGGAAGTCAAAATGCTATCGGTACTGCGGTATTGGGCGGCATGATGAGCTCGACCTTTATGGGGATCTTCTTTATCCCAATCTTCTTCGTGATTGTTGAACGTATCTTCAGCAAACGTGAGAAGAAAGGGGCAAAGCTCGAGACTAAGGCGGAAACACCAGCAGCAGAATAGCACTCGCGTGTTTTCTTAAATTTTCAAAGCCCGGCGATTGCCGGGCTTTTTGTTAGGCTTTTTTTAAGGTCTCCTGAAGACTATTTATTTCACCTCCGACATGCATTCTTCGATTAATACCGATTGGTATAGGGTGTTAACTTAATGGCTTATCAGCAGAAAAAACTATCAAAGATTTTTCTGTTAACCACATCGGATATTTAGACATTACTTTACTGAACATCCGGCTTTGTAAGTAATCGTTGAGCCATTTTCTAATATTGGGATAGGGTGACTGTAAGTACCACTGACGCTCAACTCGGGCCAACTGTCGAATAAATGGCAATATCGCTAAATCCGCTAAGCTTGGGCTATCTGACATCAAATATGTGTGTTGAGATAGCTTCAGCTCCAACATTTTCAAATATTGCTCACAAGCTAACCTATGTTCCAATACACTTTCGTCATGATAACGTTTTGCGCTGCGATACTTCTCAAGCCGTAACTTAAACTCGGTATCAAAAAGGTCGACTAAACTAAGCATTTCGGCTCGTGTATTCGGACTGTCGCTCATTAAGTAGTTGTTAGGGTCACTTTGGCCAAAAGCCCACATCATTATCTCTAAGCTCTGCTCCAGCACCTTGTCATTTTGCAGCACTAAAACCGGAACAGTACCTTTGGGTGAGACCTGGAGCATATGAGCAGGCTTATCACTTAATACTATATCGCGCAGCTGCACAGCTTGGCCTGAAACATAAATAGCCATTCTAGCGCGTATGGCGTAGGGACAATTTCGCAAAGAGTAAAGCACAGGTAGAGCTGAGGGCTTGTTCATAGCGATAACATTAACTCCATTTTACTCTCGAAATATATCTTATATATAGCAGGCCAACTAAGCTGAGCTTAATCGTAAGTGAGTAGATGGCCAGCTTAGGCTAACTTGTGTTTCAGCCGTGATAACCTTAGAGTGACTTTATCATCTGCAATAACGCTTAAATCATTAATTTATGGTGGTTTACTCGTTTTTATTGCACCATTTTTTTAGTGTTAAAGAGGATTTTGTGGATAAACTTAACATTGCCGTTGATTTTTTACTAACGCATAAGTTGTTATTGACCGTTTTGGTGATTGTCTTCATTTCACTGGTTAAACGTTTCATCATCTCGAAAATTCGTGGTGATATTCCGTTTTTGACTGAGGTGCAGCGCAAGTGGATGTCGCGCACTAAAAACGGCACGTTTATCTTAATCATGGTCATCTTATTTATGCTTTGGCAGACGGAGATAAATAAATTTGCATTGTCAGTGACCGCCATTGCTATCGCAATTGTGGTGGCATCAAAAGAGATTATATTGTGTTTTACAGGCTCGATTCAGCGTGCGAGTTCACGCTCATTTGTTATTGGTGATTGGATTGAGGTGGGTCAATTATGTGGTGAGGTCATTGAGCATAATTTAATGGCGACAGTGATACAGGAAATAGACCTACATCACGGGCAATACCATTACACAGGTAAAACGGCGACACTACCTAACAGCATGTTCTTTACCTATGCGGTCAAGAATCTTAATTTTATGAAGCGCTATGTCTACCATAACTTTCATATAACCATTGTTGAGTTCGTTAACTTATATCCTCTCTTTCCTGAACTACGCGAACAAATTGAAGCGCATTGTGAAGACTTCCATGAAGTGGCAACACGCTACAATAGTGTTATTGAAAAACATGCGGGTGTTGACCTACCAGGCTCAGAGCCACATATCCATATCAATAGCGGCCCCAATGGCGAGCAAAATATTCATATTATGATTTTTTGCCCCACTGAGCGCGCAGCTCATCTGGAGCAACTCATTCGCGAAGATTTTATGATTGCTTACCATGAAGCTTTTGGTAAAGAAGCACTTCAGTAGCTCTTAACACTCATTAAGATGTGATATTTAAAATATGTAAAGGCGCAGCACAGGGGAGCCCCAATTGCTGCGCCATATTTTTATCTCTTCATTTACGGGGTGTAATAGGTCTCAGCCCCTGGCCCTACCGGCAGCCCCAACACAAATACCCAGATGAAGAAGAAACAGGTCCAGCCGATGAAGAAGACGATGGAGTAAGGCAGCATGGTCGCGATCAGTGTGCCTATGCCGAGATTTTTCTTATATTGAGAAGCGACCGCGAGTATTAATCCAAAATAGCTCATCATGGGGGTGATCAGGTTCGTGACCGAGTCGCCTATTCGATAAGCCGCCTGAATCGTCTCCGGTGCATAGCCTACCAACATCAACATAGGCACGAAGATGGGGGCGGTCACGGCCCACTGCGCAGAGGCGCTACCCAGCATCAGGTTGATGAAGCCACACAGCATGATAAACAGCACAAACACTAATGGACCCGTTAAGCCGATAGCGCTCAGGGCGTCGGCCCCGGAGACGGCTAACACTGCACCTAAGTTAGTCCACTTAAAGAAGGCGACGAACTGAGAAGCGAAGAATACCAGCACGATATACATGCCCATAGAACTCATACTGTGCGACATGGCGTCGATGACATCTTTATCTTTTTTCATGGTGCCCACGACCTTACCGTAGACCAAGCCCGGAATAGCGAAGCAGATAAAGATAAAGGCGACAATGCCTTTAAGGAAAGGGGAGCCTGCTACTAAGCCTGTCTCAGGATCTCTCAGTGGACCATTTTCAGGCACGACAGTCAGTGCGACCAGTGAAGACAGTATTAATACCGCGATCCCCGCAGCCTTTAGACCGCGTTTCTCATCACTGCTGACACCATCCATCTTTTGGCTGGCGAGATCGACTGCAGCTTCATCAGGATCATACTTCCCCAGTTTGGGTTCGACAATTTTCTCGGTGACGATAGCGCCCAGAATGGTGATAAGGAAGGTAGAGACGAACATGAAATACCAGTTCACCTCGGGTCCTACCATATACTCGGGATCGATCATCTGCGCTGCGGCTTCGGTGATCCCGGACAGAAGCGGATCCACCGTGCCCAATAACAGGTTGGCACTGTAGCCGCCCGATACCCCGGCAAAAGCGGCGGCAAGCCCCGCTAGGGGGTGACGACCGAGAGAGTGAAATATCATCGCCGCCATGGGCACAAGGACGACATAACCCAGCTCGGATGCGGTGTTAGAGACAATACCGGCAAATACAATCGTGAGGGTTACCAGACGTTTTGAAGCTCCGATGACCAGTAAGCGCATCGCTGCCGAGAGTAGGCCGGAACGTTCGGCTATGCCGACACCCAGCAGGGCAACCAGTACAGTGCCCAGTGGAGTGAATCCGGTGAAGTTAGTCACCAGGTTTGAGACTATCATCCTCAAACCTTCGCCATTCATTAGGCTCACGACATGGATAAGGCCATCTTCACTTCGACCCGATGAGCCTATCGGACGGGGATCTACGACGGTTAATTCAAAATAGCCGGCGATGCCACTGATGGCGATAACGGCCAGACAGAACATAGCGAAAAGGGATATCGGGTGGGGAAGTAAGTTTCCTAATCGTTCGACAATATTAAGAAAACGAACAAAAGCACCACTCTGCGGCCCTGATGCTCCCGGTGAATTGAGAGGCAGCTCTATGCCCTCTTCTTTATTTAAACCCATACCCTTTCCTTCAATGTTTGGCCTCTGTGGACCTTTTAAATGCCAGCTTCGATTGCGGCTTTATACCAATCGGTATTATTGGTTTTCGGACTCGGAATTTCCGAGTAGACCAGCCATAGTGTCTTAGTTGGTTTAACTGAATATTAAATTTGTAAAAGAATTGAGGTGTGACAAGACTCGAGCGAGGAGGGAATAGCGCGAGGGGAGGATTTAAACATTAACCGAGTTAGCCGAAATTCAGGCAAAAAAATGACCCCATAAAAGTGGGGCCAAAAGGGATAGGGTTGCGCCAGCAATAACATCAAGTCAATCAGTTGGGGTTGGTTGTCATCATGTTTGCTTGTGACCAATATAGCTTATATTGACTGTATGAAAACTGAATGAGAATAGCGTGTTTTCATTGGGTTACAGGCAAAAAAATAGGCTCAAACTAGAGCCTAAAAAGGATGTACAACTATGACTTAATGAGATGATGTAACAAGACTTCATGAGACCTATTATGCCTGAGCTTGTCTGTATGGAAACTGAATGGTTTGCTGTAAATCTGAACATCAATGTCATTGTCGTTTGAGATGAATTCGATGGCGACATGCCGTTAAGCATGAATATAGGTGTTAAAAACCTGGTTATTGACTGCATCTCGCATAATACATCCCTTAGTGGTGATTTATTCAGGTTAACTTAATGAGAGTTCAGGAATATGCTTTACTATTTCTGAATGGGTGCTCATTTTTTATCAC
This window harbors:
- a CDS encoding AbgT family transporter → MGLNKEEGIELPLNSPGASGPQSGAFVRFLNIVERLGNLLPHPISLFAMFCLAVIAISGIAGYFELTVVDPRPIGSSGRSEDGLIHVVSLMNGEGLRMIVSNLVTNFTGFTPLGTVLVALLGVGIAERSGLLSAAMRLLVIGASKRLVTLTIVFAGIVSNTASELGYVVLVPMAAMIFHSLGRHPLAGLAAAFAGVSGGYSANLLLGTVDPLLSGITEAAAQMIDPEYMVGPEVNWYFMFVSTFLITILGAIVTEKIVEPKLGKYDPDEAAVDLASQKMDGVSSDEKRGLKAAGIAVLILSSLVALTVVPENGPLRDPETGLVAGSPFLKGIVAFIFICFAIPGLVYGKVVGTMKKDKDVIDAMSHSMSSMGMYIVLVFFASQFVAFFKWTNLGAVLAVSGADALSAIGLTGPLVFVLFIMLCGFINLMLGSASAQWAVTAPIFVPMLMLVGYAPETIQAAYRIGDSVTNLITPMMSYFGLILAVASQYKKNLGIGTLIATMLPYSIVFFIGWTCFFFIWVFVLGLPVGPGAETYYTP
- a CDS encoding glutathione S-transferase gives rise to the protein MNKPSALPVLYSLRNCPYAIRARMAIYVSGQAVQLRDIVLSDKPAHMLQVSPKGTVPVLVLQNDKVLEQSLEIMMWAFGQSDPNNYLMSDSPNTRAEMLSLVDLFDTEFKLRLEKYRSAKRYHDESVLEHRLACEQYLKMLELKLSQHTYLMSDSPSLADLAILPFIRQLARVERQWYLQSPYPNIRKWLNDYLQSRMFSKVMSKYPMWLTEKSLIVFSADKPLS
- a CDS encoding efflux RND transporter permease subunit yields the protein MARFFIDRPIFAWVIAIIVMLAGVLSILGLPVSQYPSIAPPSVEIRAVYPGASAKTMEDSVTQVIEQRMTGIDHLRYISSTSDSFGNATITLTFNAEADPDIAQVQVQNKLQLAMPLLPQEVQAQGVNVAKSSAGFLMVVGFVSQDGSLDKNDIADYVGSNVQDPMSRVPGVGTIQLFGAQYAMRIWLDPLKLTQYNLTSQDIIASIREQNAQVSAGQLGGAPSVSGQQLNATVSAQSRLQTAEQFKKIIIKADSTGAKVFLEDVARVELGAENYDVESYYNGKPAAGIGIQLATGANALATAEGVRAKIAELQPFFPQGLEVVYPYDTTPFVEKSIEGVVHTLLEAVVLVFLIMYLFLQNFRATLIPTIAVPVVLLGTFAILSAAGFSINTLTMFAMVLAIGLLVDDAIVVVENVERVMSEEGLSPIEATKKSMDQITGALVGIGLTLSAVFVPMAFMSGSTGVIYRQFSITIVSAMALSVMVAIILTPALCATMLKPIAKGHHAVDTGFFGWFNRKFDALTSRYEASVAAMIKRAGRTMMVYLAITVAVGWIFMRMPTAFLPDEDQGILFTQAILPVNSTQEETKKVLSDVSDFYLEQEGDNVKSVFSVSGFSFAGNGQNMGIAFVGLKDWSERTDPGQDVQSVAGRAMGMFMQMKEAFVFAFVPPAVIELGTANGFDFYLQDRNGQGHDKLVEARNMLLGMAAQNPNLVGVRPNGQEDAPMYQIHIDHGKLRALSVDIDAVNSVLGTAWGGNYVNDFIDRGRVKKVYVQGEADYRMQPEDIDSWYVRNTKGDMVPFSAFATGSWEYGSPRLERFNGLPAMNIQGGVAPGFSTGEAMNIIEDMVKQLPPGFGVEWNGLSYEERLSGNQAPMLYALSIVVVFLVLAALYESWSVPFSVILVVPLGIIGALIAMNGRGLPNDVFFQVGLLTTVGLATKNAILIVEFAKEYYEKGAGLVEATLHAVRVRLRPILMTSLAFGLGVVPLAISSGVGSGSQNAIGTAVLGGMMSSTFMGIFFIPIFFVIVERIFSKREKKGAKLETKAETPAAE
- a CDS encoding efflux RND transporter periplasmic adaptor subunit, which codes for MRQIVKIASVLSVALWITACGQKPEQGPQERGPMEVGVIKVEAQPQSILVELPGRSKAYLEAEVRPQVSGIIMTRGFVEGRDVEKGQSLYQIDSSTYTAALISAKADLQSAKANLVSAKAKALRFEKLVKLNSISEQDYDEADAAYKAALARVTVAEAAINTAKINLEYTEVRAPIAGRVGKSSVTAGALVTANQTQTLATIQQLDPINIEIAQSSAQMLRLKSKLKQGQLKAADNAGVQLILEDGTTYKHDGVLQFAEVSVNEDTGSVILRAEFPNPDGVLMPGMYVRAVLNTGTDPEAILVPQRAITRNTKGEAVAMIIDAEGKVAARVVTTAEVIDHQWRITDGLTVGDQLIVEGLQKIRPGAAVKAGPLVADKKSQAQQQK
- a CDS encoding mechanosensitive ion channel family protein; translation: MDKLNIAVDFLLTHKLLLTVLVIVFISLVKRFIISKIRGDIPFLTEVQRKWMSRTKNGTFILIMVILFMLWQTEINKFALSVTAIAIAIVVASKEIILCFTGSIQRASSRSFVIGDWIEVGQLCGEVIEHNLMATVIQEIDLHHGQYHYTGKTATLPNSMFFTYAVKNLNFMKRYVYHNFHITIVEFVNLYPLFPELREQIEAHCEDFHEVATRYNSVIEKHAGVDLPGSEPHIHINSGPNGEQNIHIMIFCPTERAAHLEQLIREDFMIAYHEAFGKEALQ